Proteins encoded in a region of the Balneolales bacterium ANBcel1 genome:
- the floA gene encoding flotillin-like protein FloA (flotillin-like protein involved in membrane lipid rafts) — MDAYFPLGMIAGGILLLFIFFYFVPIGLWITALFSGVRIGIFRDLVAMRLRKVPPGPIVKAAITATKAGLKDVEIGMLEAHYLAGGNVQRVVNALISADKANIALGFERAAAIDLAGRDVFEAVQISVNPKVINTPVITALAKDGIQVKATARVTVRANLDRLVGGATEETVLARVGEGIVSTVGSSTDHKAVLENPDQITKTVLDKGLDSGTAFDILSIDIADVDVGENIGAKLQTDQASADLKVARARAEERRAMAVAVEQENRAKIEEMQARVVEAEAEVPKAIAEAFRSGKLGVMDYYNMKNVMSDTDMRESIAKGTESKDTGDPDDEKSSGRRK, encoded by the coding sequence ATGGACGCCTATTTTCCCCTTGGAATGATAGCCGGGGGTATCCTCCTGCTATTCATTTTCTTCTATTTTGTTCCCATCGGACTCTGGATCACTGCGCTTTTTTCCGGAGTGCGCATCGGTATTTTCCGTGACCTGGTGGCCATGCGCCTTCGCAAGGTGCCTCCCGGCCCGATTGTCAAAGCCGCTATTACCGCCACCAAGGCGGGCCTCAAAGATGTGGAAATCGGCATGCTGGAAGCTCACTACCTGGCCGGTGGAAATGTTCAGAGAGTGGTCAACGCCCTTATTTCGGCTGACAAGGCCAACATTGCTCTCGGTTTCGAACGGGCGGCCGCTATCGACCTGGCCGGCCGTGACGTATTCGAGGCGGTTCAGATTTCGGTGAACCCCAAAGTGATCAACACCCCGGTGATTACCGCGCTTGCCAAGGACGGTATTCAGGTGAAAGCGACCGCTCGTGTGACCGTGCGGGCCAACCTCGATCGCCTCGTGGGTGGCGCGACCGAAGAGACCGTCCTGGCCCGTGTGGGTGAAGGGATTGTTTCGACTGTCGGTTCCTCCACTGATCACAAAGCGGTACTCGAGAATCCGGATCAGATTACCAAGACGGTACTGGACAAAGGGCTTGACAGCGGCACTGCGTTTGATATTCTTTCCATTGATATCGCGGATGTGGATGTCGGTGAGAACATCGGTGCGAAACTGCAGACCGATCAGGCAAGCGCCGACCTTAAAGTCGCCCGTGCACGCGCTGAAGAGCGCCGCGCGATGGCTGTTGCCGTCGAGCAGGAGAATCGCGCCAAGATCGAAGAGATGCAGGCTCGTGTGGTTGAGGCCGAAGCCGAGGTTCCGAAAGCCATTGCCGAAGCCTTCCGCAGCGGTAAGCTGGGTGTCATGGATTATTACAACATGAAAAACGTAATGTCCGACACTGATATGCGCGAATCGATCGCCAAAGGCACCGAATCGAAGGATACCGGCGATCCGGATGATGAAAAATCCTCCGGCCGACGCAAGTAA
- the thiD gene encoding bifunctional hydroxymethylpyrimidine kinase/phosphomethylpyrimidine kinase, producing MHPPKVLAIAGSDSGGGAGIQADLKTFSALQCYGMSVITALTAQNTRSVTAIHDVPSGFIRDQMEAVFSDIGVDAVKIGMLNRPEVIHTVTEVLSRYKPPHIVLDPVMVAKSGDRLLQDEAITALKTELLPLATLITPNLPEAGVLTGTDVTNRQQMEHAGRALLAMGPEAVLVKGGHLTGSDLSPDCLIEHAAEHPADMSDSSIQVTLRWYEMPRVETRNNHGTGCTLSSAITALLARGMSREQAVGSALSYVNRALRKSVDWQIGQGYGPVHHFHPLWPV from the coding sequence ATGCACCCTCCAAAAGTACTTGCCATAGCAGGCTCTGACAGCGGCGGCGGAGCCGGCATCCAGGCGGACCTCAAAACATTTTCGGCGCTGCAGTGTTATGGCATGAGCGTAATCACCGCCCTCACCGCACAGAATACCCGCAGCGTGACAGCCATCCACGATGTGCCGTCCGGGTTTATTCGCGATCAGATGGAAGCTGTATTCAGCGATATCGGGGTTGATGCCGTCAAAATCGGCATGTTGAACCGGCCGGAGGTGATCCACACGGTCACCGAAGTTCTTTCCCGTTACAAACCGCCGCATATTGTCCTGGACCCGGTTATGGTTGCCAAAAGCGGAGACCGGCTGCTGCAGGATGAGGCGATCACCGCCCTGAAAACGGAACTGCTCCCATTGGCTACCCTCATCACACCGAACCTGCCGGAAGCCGGTGTATTGACCGGCACGGATGTAACAAACCGTCAGCAAATGGAACATGCGGGGCGGGCACTGCTGGCAATGGGTCCCGAGGCCGTGCTGGTAAAAGGGGGACACCTCACCGGCTCGGATCTCAGTCCCGACTGCCTCATTGAACATGCCGCTGAACATCCGGCGGATATGTCCGATAGCAGTATACAGGTCACATTACGGTGGTATGAAATGCCGCGGGTCGAAACCCGCAACAACCACGGGACCGGCTGCACCCTGTCATCCGCCATAACAGCGTTACTGGCCAGGGGCATGAGTCGTGAACAGGCTGTCGGCAGCGCGCTTTCCTATGTAAACCGGGCGCTGCGAAAATCCGTCGACTGGCAGATCGGCCAGGGGTACGGCCCGGTGCACCATTTTCATCCTTTGTGGCCGGTCTAG
- a CDS encoding saccharopine dehydrogenase C-terminal domain-containing protein: MKIAIIGAGSVGSALTHVLMEQEAINTLIILDRNGNALDELKQEMAGHPSISKMRTFKVGMEEYASILTLIKDMDVMISALPYKYNLELARIAANNECHFLDLGGNDQVFEKQLELDDLAARNRTYIVPNCGLAPGLLNIIAYNGYKQFDSVSTLEIMSGGLPLNPKPPLNHHLSFSAVGFLEEHLPPVLAVRDGKPVNVEPLSGLEPVSFTSHPELKGLEKFHTGGHITSIAKTLAGSVDNISYKTIRHRGNHDIMEALIKLGFAEKRIIDIGTSMTYRDLLIRKFRSQLPENLPDIVLAKVRLIGKIDGKSQTHRYELVYEYNPDDGHSAIMTCTAVPTAMIAMSVLNGEVSGSPGVKAPEEVIDAEPFLKNLEEWGINIKKSIE; encoded by the coding sequence ATGAAAATTGCCATTATTGGAGCGGGTTCTGTTGGATCCGCACTCACCCATGTCCTGATGGAGCAGGAGGCCATCAATACGCTCATCATCCTCGATCGCAATGGGAATGCCCTGGACGAACTCAAACAGGAGATGGCCGGACACCCTTCCATTTCCAAAATGCGCACCTTCAAGGTTGGTATGGAAGAATACGCTTCGATTCTGACCCTGATCAAGGATATGGATGTGATGATCTCGGCACTTCCATACAAGTATAACCTGGAGCTCGCCCGGATTGCCGCTAACAACGAGTGCCATTTCCTTGACCTCGGCGGCAATGACCAGGTGTTTGAAAAACAGCTGGAACTCGACGACCTTGCCGCGAGAAACCGTACCTATATCGTCCCCAACTGCGGCCTGGCTCCAGGCCTTCTCAACATCATCGCCTATAACGGTTACAAACAGTTTGACAGTGTCTCGACCCTGGAGATTATGAGCGGCGGCCTCCCCCTGAACCCCAAACCACCTCTCAACCATCACCTCAGCTTTTCGGCTGTCGGCTTTCTTGAAGAACACCTGCCCCCGGTGCTGGCTGTCCGCGACGGCAAACCGGTTAACGTGGAACCCCTCAGCGGACTTGAACCGGTTTCGTTTACTTCCCATCCCGAGCTGAAAGGCCTGGAAAAGTTCCACACCGGCGGCCATATCACCTCCATAGCAAAAACCCTGGCCGGTTCGGTGGACAACATCAGCTATAAAACCATACGGCACCGCGGCAACCACGATATTATGGAGGCGCTGATAAAACTCGGATTTGCCGAGAAACGGATCATCGATATCGGCACCAGCATGACGTACCGTGATCTGCTGATCCGCAAGTTTCGCTCCCAGCTTCCCGAAAACCTGCCCGATATTGTTCTGGCCAAGGTGCGCCTCATCGGAAAAATCGATGGCAAGTCGCAAACACACCGATACGAACTGGTCTATGAGTACAACCCCGATGACGGCCACTCCGCGATCATGACCTGCACCGCCGTGCCCACCGCCATGATCGCCATGTCGGTGCTCAATGGCGAAGTCTCCGGCTCTCCCGGTGTGAAGGCGCCAGAAGAGGTCATCGATGCCGAACCATTCCTCAAAAACCTTGAGGAATGGGGAATCAACATCAAAAAATCGATAGAATAG
- the thiM gene encoding hydroxyethylthiazole kinase: MTTESLSRDITTIQQSNPLVHSITNHVVMNTTANSLLALGASPVMAHAREEAADMTRIAGALVLNIGTLSPLWVEAMHLSLEAAVDAGTPVVLDPVGAGATSYRTNTALALLKTGGITVLRGNASEILALTPAGGRTKGVDSTDDADQALDAIRELALRHDVIVSVSGKTDHIISAEQHIRVQNGTALMARITGMGCTASAFTGAFCAVNEEYLQAAAHAMATLGIAGEIAEMDSRGPGSFPVVLLDTLAKLDAETVTKLAKFDEGEQN; this comes from the coding sequence ATGACGACCGAATCTCTTTCCCGTGACATCACCACAATTCAGCAATCGAATCCTCTGGTCCACAGCATCACCAACCATGTGGTGATGAATACCACCGCCAACAGCCTGCTGGCACTGGGCGCTTCCCCGGTGATGGCTCATGCCCGGGAAGAAGCCGCGGATATGACCCGAATCGCCGGGGCATTGGTCCTGAACATCGGTACATTGAGTCCGTTGTGGGTGGAAGCCATGCATCTTTCCCTGGAAGCCGCCGTGGACGCCGGTACACCGGTAGTGCTGGATCCCGTCGGTGCCGGAGCTACTTCCTACCGAACGAATACGGCTCTTGCACTGCTTAAAACCGGCGGCATCACCGTGCTTCGTGGCAACGCATCGGAAATTCTGGCCCTTACCCCGGCCGGGGGCCGGACCAAGGGCGTTGACAGTACCGACGACGCCGACCAGGCCCTGGATGCCATCCGGGAGCTGGCTCTCCGGCACGATGTCATCGTTTCGGTAAGCGGTAAAACCGATCACATTATCTCTGCAGAACAGCACATCCGGGTTCAAAACGGAACCGCCCTGATGGCGCGCATCACCGGAATGGGCTGCACCGCCTCGGCATTTACCGGTGCTTTTTGTGCCGTGAATGAGGAGTACCTCCAAGCCGCCGCCCACGCAATGGCGACCCTCGGCATTGCCGGCGAAATTGCCGAAATGGACAGCCGCGGTCCCGGCAGCTTTCCGGTCGTTCTGCTTGACACCCTCGCGAAACTGGATGCGGAAACCGTCACCAAACTGGCCAAATTCGATGAAGGTGAGCAAAACTGA
- a CDS encoding T9SS type A sorting domain-containing protein translates to MTNSLRILLTIIFVVSSSALSPLQAQFAGGNGSAEAPWQIESPTQLLNIDDHLDGYFIQTGHIDMAGISFTAIGSPSNPFTGYYDGAHYEIRNMSISEPEMNEQALFRAAEEAVFRNMIFTDASVEGSRRVGILVGVAEGIIFENISVSGEVISHGSTGMNWSEAGGMAGSIRGGIVRHCIADVVVTGHRTVGGLIGSFTNSAEIYQSASYGQISGQGSNSGGLIGLMGGTGVITDSYSHANVEGDNTVGGLIGNFSAQGGRIQNCLSTGRVTGTGDDVGGLLGSVFSATRMNISHCFWNASASDITASAGGAGVKGLSMTELMQRETYNGFNFHSLWQIDDGNSYPSFQDLSDYEIPEPASIDELQGDGTADEPWLISSPSELLAIADNVHGHYRLTADIDLESSAIWNYGRGWTPLGGINEGEHFTGVLDGDGHRITGMVINAPMRDHTGIIRHAEDAVIHDLILEHHYVIGSDYTGGIIGEGESVVMENIQLNGDIRSAGGRWSQAGGIAGRADNSVFRHNLAHVTVTGTRRVGGLIGDFIDSEMYHSASYGHVWADVSNAGGLIGNSSGAGVITDCYSHADVEGERHVGGLIGNFQSGRIQNCLSTGRVTGTGDDVGGLLGSVFSATRMNISHCYWDETTTGQSESAGGEGVKGLSTSELMQRETYDGFNFHSLWQINDGSSYPSFQALSEYEIPEPASTDDLRGSGNSDSPWLISSPSELLAMADNVHGHYRLTADIDLESSAIWNYGRGWTPLAGTDEGERFTGVLDGDGHRITGMVINAPMRDHTGIIRHAEDAVIRDLILDNHYVIGSDYIGGIIGEGESVVMENIQMNGDIRSAGGRWSQAGGIAGKVDNSVFRHNLAHVTVTGTRRVGGLIGDFIDSEIYQSASYGHVWADVGNAGGLIGHSGGTSVVGDSYSHASVEGENHVGGLIGNFTWGDILNTYSIGQVTGSGDDVGGLIGSVFSASPEKSYWNTETSGQMQSAGGDGVMGRTTDEMTWPYAENTYEEWDFNQVWKHDSDGIANDGYPFIHERLTVTDAPVAETHIPSRVRLDQNYPNPFNPSTTIVYATVESGQVRLSVYDILGRRVALLVDEYRPAGEHSVHFHTRGLSSGVYLYRLQVGDAARTRKMQFLK, encoded by the coding sequence ATGACGAACTCGCTACGAATACTTCTGACCATCATTTTTGTCGTTTCTTCCTCCGCTCTGTCGCCACTGCAAGCACAGTTCGCAGGTGGGAACGGATCTGCAGAAGCCCCCTGGCAGATTGAAAGTCCGACCCAACTGCTCAATATCGACGATCACCTGGACGGATATTTTATCCAGACCGGCCACATAGACATGGCCGGCATCAGTTTCACAGCCATCGGAAGCCCCTCGAACCCGTTCACCGGGTATTACGACGGAGCACATTATGAGATCCGCAACATGAGCATTTCCGAACCGGAAATGAACGAGCAGGCACTCTTCAGGGCGGCCGAAGAAGCCGTATTCCGCAATATGATCTTCACTGATGCTTCCGTGGAAGGAAGCAGAAGAGTTGGCATCCTGGTCGGGGTTGCCGAGGGCATAATCTTCGAAAACATTTCGGTAAGCGGTGAGGTGATTTCCCACGGAAGTACAGGAATGAATTGGTCAGAGGCCGGTGGCATGGCCGGCTCGATTCGAGGTGGCATCGTGCGTCATTGTATTGCGGATGTGGTAGTCACAGGACACAGAACAGTTGGCGGTTTGATCGGATCCTTCACCAATTCTGCTGAAATATACCAATCGGCTTCCTACGGCCAGATTTCGGGGCAAGGATCAAATAGTGGTGGTCTTATCGGTCTTATGGGCGGCACCGGTGTCATCACCGACAGCTACAGCCATGCCAACGTGGAAGGTGATAATACCGTCGGCGGACTGATTGGCAATTTTTCTGCACAAGGTGGACGCATCCAGAACTGCCTGAGCACCGGACGGGTGACCGGCACCGGCGACGACGTGGGCGGGCTACTGGGCTCGGTCTTCTCGGCAACACGCATGAACATCAGCCACTGTTTCTGGAATGCTTCCGCCTCCGATATCACAGCAAGCGCGGGCGGAGCGGGCGTGAAAGGCCTGTCCATGACAGAACTGATGCAGCGCGAAACCTACAACGGCTTCAATTTCCACTCCCTCTGGCAGATCGATGATGGCAACTCCTACCCCTCATTCCAGGACTTGTCCGATTACGAGATCCCCGAACCGGCTTCCATCGATGAGCTTCAGGGCGATGGCACAGCCGATGAGCCCTGGTTGATATCCTCGCCCTCCGAGCTGCTGGCCATAGCGGATAATGTCCACGGACACTACCGACTGACCGCCGATATTGACCTGGAGTCCAGTGCCATCTGGAATTATGGGCGGGGATGGACGCCTCTGGGGGGCATCAATGAAGGGGAGCACTTCACGGGTGTTCTGGACGGTGACGGCCACCGCATAACCGGCATGGTGATCAACGCCCCCATGCGTGATCACACCGGGATCATCCGTCATGCTGAAGATGCCGTTATCCATGACCTCATACTGGAGCATCATTATGTGATCGGCTCGGATTACACCGGCGGAATTATCGGAGAGGGCGAATCGGTGGTCATGGAAAATATTCAGCTGAATGGTGATATACGATCAGCAGGCGGCAGATGGTCTCAGGCCGGTGGTATTGCAGGCAGGGCAGATAACAGCGTGTTTCGCCATAATCTTGCTCATGTAACCGTTACAGGGACGCGAAGAGTGGGTGGGCTTATAGGCGACTTTATCGACTCGGAGATGTATCATTCGGCCTCATACGGTCATGTGTGGGCCGATGTAAGTAATGCAGGTGGGCTCATCGGTAATTCCAGCGGCGCAGGTGTGATCACCGACTGCTACAGCCATGCCGACGTGGAAGGCGAAAGACATGTTGGCGGACTGATCGGCAATTTCCAAAGTGGACGCATCCAGAACTGCCTGAGCACCGGCCGGGTAACCGGCACCGGTGATGATGTGGGCGGACTTCTGGGCTCGGTCTTCTCGGCAACACGCATGAACATCAGCCACTGTTACTGGGACGAAACCACTACCGGCCAAAGTGAAAGCGCGGGCGGAGAGGGTGTGAAAGGCCTTTCCACATCGGAGCTGATGCAGCGCGAAACCTACGACGGCTTCAATTTCCACTCCCTCTGGCAGATCAATGATGGCAGTTCCTACCCCTCTTTCCAGGCCCTGTCCGAATACGAGATTCCCGAACCGGCTTCCACCGATGATCTCCGAGGCTCTGGCAACAGCGACTCGCCCTGGCTCATTTCCTCGCCCTCTGAGCTGCTGGCCATGGCGGATAATGTCCACGGCCACTACCGACTGACCGCCGATATTGACCTGGAGTCCAGTGCCATCTGGAATTATGGGCGGGGATGGACGCCTCTGGCCGGCACCGATGAAGGCGAGCGCTTCACGGGTGTGCTGGACGGTGACGGCCACCGCATCACCGGCATGGTGATCAACGCCCCCATGCGTGATCACACCGGAATCATCCGTCATGCTGAAGACGCCGTTATCCGGGACCTCATCCTGGACAATCATTATGTAATCGGATCGGACTACATCGGCGGGATTATCGGAGAGGGCGAATCGGTGGTCATGGAAAATATTCAGATGAATGGTGATATACGGTCAGCAGGCGGCAGATGGTCTCAGGCCGGTGGTATTGCTGGCAAGGTAGATAACAGCGTGTTTCGCCATAATCTTGCTCATGTAACCGTTACCGGGACACGAAGAGTGGGCGGGCTTATAGGCGACTTTATCGACTCAGAGATATATCAGTCGGCCTCATACGGACATGTGTGGGCCGATGTAGGTAATGCAGGCGGCCTCATCGGTCATTCGGGCGGCACCAGTGTAGTCGGCGACAGCTACAGTCATGCCAGCGTAGAAGGTGAAAATCACGTTGGCGGCCTGATTGGCAATTTTACCTGGGGAGACATCCTGAATACCTACAGCATCGGGCAGGTGACCGGTAGCGGCGATGATGTCGGCGGGCTGATCGGTTCTGTATTTTCCGCATCTCCTGAAAAAAGTTATTGGAACACCGAAACTTCGGGACAGATGCAAAGTGCCGGCGGTGACGGCGTGATGGGACGCACCACCGATGAGATGACCTGGCCTTATGCCGAAAACACCTATGAAGAATGGGATTTCAATCAGGTGTGGAAGCATGACAGCGATGGAATCGCCAACGATGGCTATCCCTTTATTCATGAAAGGTTAACAGTGACCGATGCTCCTGTTGCCGAGACCCATATCCCCTCCCGGGTGCGTCTGGATCAAAACTACCCCAACCCCTTCAATCCCTCAACAACCATTGTCTACGCAACCGTCGAAAGCGGACAGGTGCGTCTTTCCGTATATGATATCCTGGGAAGACGCGTGGCACTGCTTGTGGACGAATACCGGCCGGCAGGTGAACACTCCGTTCACTTCCACACAAGAGGGCTCTCCAGCGGCGTCTACTTGTACCGCCTGCAGGTTGGTGATGCGGCCCGGACCCGCAAAATGCAGTTTCTCAAATAA
- the thiL gene encoding thiamine-phosphate kinase has translation MEEHPLKQIGEFGLIDRILSWFGAETTDLEGAGDDCTVLKRNGDSVDLVTTDLLIEETHFLFEKITPYQLGHKALAVNLSDIAAMGGRPKNVWLSIGLTTRADLNWLEDFFSGMKDLAHKYGVKLMGGDTTRSQNHLVINIMVTGEAAPDRVKFRSSARPDDIIFVTDPVGDSGGGLQLLLEGDLYTTDPDEQKLITAHNLPWPCVDEGVWLGQQPAVHALIDVSDGISSDAGHIANRSGVAMNIELSALPISSELRRVARKRNWDPVQLACSAGEDYVLMGTCAPAEWDTLSVQYRNVFDSDLHAVGTVRKVSGDGKKTHEKSAGLLRGGEVRFTRNGEPAEPGRPGFDHFRSA, from the coding sequence ATGGAAGAGCACCCCCTCAAACAAATCGGCGAATTCGGATTAATCGACCGGATATTATCCTGGTTCGGTGCCGAAACGACCGACCTGGAAGGCGCCGGAGACGACTGTACCGTATTAAAACGCAACGGCGACTCCGTCGATCTGGTAACCACCGACCTGCTGATTGAAGAGACACATTTTCTGTTTGAAAAAATCACGCCATACCAACTTGGGCATAAAGCCCTGGCGGTTAATCTGAGCGATATCGCCGCTATGGGTGGTCGCCCCAAAAATGTCTGGCTCTCTATCGGACTCACCACACGGGCCGACCTCAACTGGCTCGAAGATTTTTTTTCGGGGATGAAGGACCTGGCTCATAAATACGGAGTCAAACTGATGGGAGGCGATACCACACGCTCTCAGAATCACCTGGTCATTAATATCATGGTGACCGGTGAGGCTGCTCCCGACAGAGTGAAATTCCGATCCTCCGCCCGCCCGGACGACATCATTTTTGTAACCGATCCAGTCGGCGATTCCGGTGGCGGGCTGCAATTGCTGCTGGAGGGAGATCTCTACACAACCGATCCGGATGAGCAGAAACTGATAACCGCTCACAACCTGCCCTGGCCCTGTGTTGACGAAGGGGTTTGGCTGGGGCAGCAACCTGCCGTTCATGCCCTCATTGACGTATCGGACGGGATTTCATCGGACGCCGGGCATATTGCCAACCGATCCGGAGTGGCCATGAACATCGAGCTGTCAGCCCTGCCGATAAGCAGCGAACTGAGACGGGTCGCCCGGAAACGCAACTGGGACCCGGTGCAACTGGCCTGCTCGGCCGGTGAGGATTATGTTCTGATGGGTACATGCGCCCCGGCAGAATGGGACACCCTGTCAGTGCAATACCGCAACGTGTTCGACTCCGACCTGCATGCTGTGGGTACTGTTCGAAAAGTCAGCGGTGACGGGAAGAAGACGCATGAAAAGTCCGCGGGATTGCTCCGTGGAGGGGAAGTGCGCTTTACACGGAACGGCGAGCCTGCCGAACCCGGCCGCCCCGGCTTTGACCATTTCAGGAGCGCCTGA
- a CDS encoding NfeD family protein: protein MNKWFAITGMLLVAATATLAPAALWKAYANETGDKVYVIRVEGLIDNGLYMYIDRGLSVAESDDRTAGVILHMDTFGGLVDAADKIRKRLLATDLTVVTFIDANAASAGALISYATSNIFMAPGGSIGAATVVDGTGEKADEKLQSYMRGLMRSTAEAKGYDPAVAEAMVDERIEIEGIIAEGELLTLSASEALALNVSTATVRSIREVAAEMGWEEVELFDVDERWQESVIRFFASPILQSLLMLMMLGGLYFELQSPGIGFAGAIAGIGALLFFLPLYIMGLAQFWEILIVILGIGLILVELFVLPGFGIAGITGIVLLFFGLFASLVGNVGFNFPQLEEMRIQLWTLFITLVLTFAFIGSTLRYAMKTPFFGRLVLTRSTDKDSGYTSYSSRDDLMGQEGVTLTTLRISGTARIGDRRVDVVSDGEYIDKGTRVKVISTAAGQVVVTRVEEW, encoded by the coding sequence ATGAATAAATGGTTCGCAATTACCGGAATGCTCCTGGTGGCCGCCACCGCAACCCTGGCGCCTGCCGCACTATGGAAGGCTTATGCAAATGAAACCGGGGACAAGGTGTATGTTATCCGGGTGGAAGGGCTTATCGACAACGGCCTTTACATGTATATCGACCGTGGACTCTCCGTCGCGGAATCCGACGATCGGACGGCCGGGGTTATTTTGCATATGGATACATTCGGCGGACTTGTTGATGCCGCCGACAAAATCCGAAAGCGGTTGCTTGCGACCGACCTCACCGTCGTCACGTTCATCGATGCCAACGCAGCTTCGGCCGGAGCCCTAATTTCTTATGCAACCAGCAATATTTTCATGGCGCCCGGAGGTTCCATCGGTGCCGCTACCGTCGTTGACGGAACCGGGGAGAAAGCCGACGAAAAACTGCAGAGTTACATGCGCGGACTCATGCGCTCCACCGCCGAAGCCAAAGGTTACGATCCTGCAGTAGCAGAGGCAATGGTAGATGAACGCATTGAAATCGAAGGGATCATCGCCGAAGGTGAGTTGCTCACGTTGAGCGCCTCCGAAGCCCTGGCACTCAACGTTTCCACCGCTACGGTGCGCTCAATTCGGGAAGTGGCCGCCGAAATGGGGTGGGAGGAGGTCGAACTGTTTGATGTTGATGAACGCTGGCAAGAGTCGGTGATCCGGTTTTTCGCTTCCCCGATCCTCCAGAGCCTCCTGATGCTGATGATGCTGGGCGGACTCTATTTCGAGCTGCAGTCGCCCGGTATCGGATTCGCCGGAGCCATCGCCGGTATCGGCGCGTTGCTCTTCTTTCTGCCACTCTACATTATGGGGCTGGCGCAGTTCTGGGAAATTCTCATCGTAATCCTTGGCATCGGGTTGATTCTCGTGGAGCTATTTGTGCTGCCCGGATTCGGAATCGCGGGTATTACAGGGATCGTTCTGCTCTTTTTCGGGCTTTTCGCTTCTCTGGTTGGCAACGTAGGTTTCAATTTTCCTCAGCTTGAGGAGATGAGAATCCAGCTCTGGACTCTGTTCATCACCCTGGTTCTGACATTTGCTTTTATCGGATCCACACTGCGCTATGCTATGAAAACACCTTTTTTTGGTCGACTTGTACTCACCAGATCCACCGACAAAGACTCCGGCTATACCTCCTATTCCAGCAGGGATGATCTTATGGGGCAGGAAGGGGTCACACTTACCACCCTCAGAATCTCCGGCACCGCCAGGATCGGTGACCGTCGTGTTGATGTGGTTTCCGATGGTGAGTATATCGACAAGGGGACGCGCGTGAAGGTCATATCCACCGCCGCCGGTCAAGTGGTCGTAACCCGCGTCGAAGAGTGGTAG
- the thiE gene encoding thiamine phosphate synthase has product MKVSKTDLYKKGARSHPPATSRPATPDYRLYLVTDSGMTGPGRLADCAAEAAMGGATMVQYREKSASTAQLIREAETLLHKLRPMGIPLIINDRVDVALAIGADGVHVGQNDMDPQTARRLMGPDAIIGYSVETPEQAQMAELWDIDYLGVSPIFATPTKTDTGIPWGLDGLRTLRTSTRIPLVAIGGMNRETIAETLKAGADGVAVVSAICAAGDPRMAARELLAIIDSALNAK; this is encoded by the coding sequence ATGAAGGTGAGCAAAACTGACTTATACAAGAAAGGGGCGCGGAGCCATCCTCCCGCCACATCCCGCCCGGCGACACCGGATTATCGCCTCTATCTGGTAACCGACAGCGGGATGACCGGGCCCGGGCGCCTGGCAGATTGCGCGGCCGAAGCTGCCATGGGTGGAGCCACTATGGTCCAGTATCGAGAAAAGTCCGCTTCCACCGCACAATTGATCCGGGAGGCAGAAACCCTGCTCCATAAGCTGCGGCCAATGGGTATTCCGCTCATCATCAACGACCGGGTGGATGTGGCCCTGGCTATCGGTGCCGACGGCGTACATGTCGGGCAGAACGACATGGATCCGCAAACGGCACGAAGGCTCATGGGACCCGATGCTATTATCGGCTATTCGGTTGAAACACCGGAACAGGCTCAAATGGCAGAGTTATGGGACATCGACTACCTGGGAGTGAGCCCGATTTTCGCAACACCGACCAAAACCGATACCGGAATCCCGTGGGGGCTGGACGGCCTTCGCACACTGCGGACATCCACACGCATTCCGCTTGTCGCTATTGGCGGTATGAACCGGGAAACCATCGCCGAAACCCTCAAAGCCGGGGCCGACGGAGTTGCGGTTGTCTCGGCTATTTGTGCCGCCGGCGACCCCCGAATGGCCGCAAGGGAACTGCTGGCCATCATTGATTCGGCATTAAACGCAAAATGA